The following are from one region of the Paenibacillus bovis genome:
- a CDS encoding S8 family peptidase, with amino-acid sequence MKLIQKMRQFKKSTITAAAVLPLLSALLLPSLISNSTTTPASASTQRYLVAYSGETGKQAINQIVPADVTMMDQLQMAAVDLTAAQKEQLSRQRGITRIQPNEVYASAAQAFAPTVKAVTVKPNEQASWGYGMIDAQIPLQAGYTGKGVKVAILDTGISAHPELKIAGGASVVNYTSSYADDNGHGTFIAGVIGAQDNGSGLIGEAPDAQIYGVKILDSKGNGSTEDLAKGINWAIQNRMDIVNMSIAFPQNSPAVEQMINAAEAKGILLIAAAGNKGTADASTDTIEYPAKAADQVIAVTAVDDTLQRASFSASGPEADVAAPGVSIVSTASNGKYELRNGTSVAAPFVTGMAAVLKQAHPELTNAQLRAAIEKSSIDLGQPGKDNLYGYGMISFNHLFDQSIIPASK; translated from the coding sequence ATGAAACTGATTCAAAAGATGCGCCAATTTAAAAAATCGACGATTACTGCAGCAGCAGTTCTTCCACTGCTTTCAGCTTTGCTGCTGCCTTCCCTTATTTCCAATTCTACAACAACTCCGGCTTCAGCATCTACACAACGCTACCTGGTCGCCTATTCCGGCGAAACTGGCAAACAGGCGATTAACCAAATTGTCCCTGCAGATGTAACAATGATGGATCAGCTTCAAATGGCTGCTGTCGATCTGACTGCTGCACAAAAGGAACAATTATCCCGCCAACGCGGAATTACCAGGATCCAGCCGAATGAAGTATATGCCTCTGCAGCTCAGGCATTTGCTCCAACGGTCAAAGCAGTAACTGTCAAACCCAATGAGCAGGCTTCCTGGGGATACGGCATGATCGACGCACAGATTCCTCTTCAGGCAGGCTATACCGGTAAAGGGGTCAAGGTAGCTATCCTCGATACAGGCATCTCCGCTCATCCCGAGCTAAAAATTGCCGGTGGTGCTTCTGTAGTGAACTATACTTCTTCTTATGCTGATGATAATGGTCATGGTACATTTATTGCCGGTGTGATCGGTGCACAGGATAACGGCAGCGGCCTGATCGGCGAAGCGCCGGATGCCCAAATCTATGGCGTCAAGATTCTGGACAGCAAAGGCAATGGCTCTACCGAAGATCTTGCCAAAGGTATTAACTGGGCGATTCAGAATCGTATGGATATCGTGAATATGTCGATCGCTTTCCCTCAAAACTCTCCAGCTGTAGAACAGATGATTAATGCAGCTGAAGCCAAAGGCATTCTGCTGATTGCTGCTGCAGGCAATAAAGGCACCGCTGATGCATCTACGGATACGATTGAATACCCTGCCAAAGCTGCTGATCAGGTTATCGCAGTTACTGCTGTAGATGATACACTGCAGCGTGCCAGCTTCTCTGCCAGCGGTCCGGAAGCAGATGTGGCAGCACCTGGGGTGAGCATCGTAAGTACAGCCAGCAACGGCAAGTACGAGCTTCGCAACGGTACATCAGTGGCAGCTCCTTTTGTAACCGGAATGGCTGCTGTGCTCAAGCAGGCTCATCCCGAACTGACCAATGCGCAGCTGCGTGCAGCTATTGAGAAAAGCAGTATCGATCTTGGTCAGCCAGGCAAGGATAATCTGTACGGCTATGGAATGATCAGCTTCAACCATCTATTCGATCAATCGATTATTCCTGCTTCCAAATAA
- a CDS encoding non-ribosomal peptide synthetase translates to MSQPEIVNLLTTSTQLPALQIPLDNSRQWQKDTFAIHRFDLGQSIADYIHQLNDPMEKEAVLLTGYLGWIHRMSAEQETSALFASASGTLPVTLSFEESPGFQHMVKQVYDQLAGEKSPAPVQSETVFSFGLTIPAQPGQLINWAIEERPSSLTVVIEYNDSLFKPATIARFSAYYVRLLEGLIADSSLPVGAVDILSAEDQVLYNALNSTNAPYDESQTYHGSFEQAAHLYPDHSAVSFRDTTYTYRQLNERANQVANLLLNQGLQKGEFVTMFLDRSIYSVISLLGIMKAGGVYVPVDPSHPDDRNHYIMQDTRSAFVVTQHSHYNKVHELTAGIAAMRGIISIEYVNSSTGPTTVNNPNVDVQPDDLAYVIYTSGSTGKPKGTLIAHRGVVNLGQILKEQFAITPEDIMAQFASYSFDGSVWDTIAPLFHGAHMYMLDADERVSIEEFAAAIHRTQSTIVTALPTVFFNQLSAYLTEEGYRNLASLRLLAVAGEALYGERVRAFQQNFGSPVHVVNAYGPTECTVCATMHKVSELLPEDVVNVPIGRPIHNYQIYIMNEHQQLAPVGVPGEMYISTIGIARGYLNQPDKTAAAFLPHPERENELLYRSGDLAKLLPDGTIEYVGRSDSQIKIRGHRIEIGEIEDNLNKYENIQDAVVVAKKDSSNQNMLVAYFTTQDGSLLSPAAIKQFLSDRLPSYFVPRFICQLDVMPISPTGKAERKKLIAYPNTEVQEQPAGYVAPQNETQQRIADAWAQVLNKQEIGIHDDFFSIGGDSLHVIHVLVLLKPHYPGLKIADFFEHKTIAGLAVCAVEQEANESANVELLPIRELTDLVEYPEMIKGETLPALRTASHVLITGATGYLGSYLLYELLQQSEAHVYALVRKSGNASSMDRLKSTMELYFGRSILNGFEERVTVVEGDLEAARLGLSDADYLMLTENTDAIIHSAADVRHFGDAEQFKKSNILSTAELLEIASKRPGVRFHHISTMGIPEDLSLEGKWDKVIEQGYLSEDLQATNLYTNSKLEAEKLVIAAGERGIPVNIYRAGNLSSHSISGSFQRNIDSNAMYRMIKAMLLLGKTPAVNQWMDFTPIDYAGKSVIHLALQEDTAGRIFHICNPQQIPYAELIALINESGYIVDTVRPEEYEAWLLDPTTIKPAEAMQLAMAQLEGDGAKDSPYRLANPATAAILEQAGIYCAAPDRQFIAAMLSYAANIGYFPAPVMIETKVAHINEVV, encoded by the coding sequence ATGTCCCAACCGGAAATTGTGAATCTACTAACTACTTCGACCCAACTGCCAGCCCTACAGATTCCGCTGGACAACTCCAGACAATGGCAAAAGGATACATTTGCCATCCATCGCTTTGATCTGGGTCAGTCTATTGCTGACTATATCCACCAGCTGAATGATCCTATGGAAAAAGAAGCCGTATTGCTAACTGGCTATCTTGGCTGGATTCATCGCATGTCTGCCGAACAGGAGACTTCCGCTTTATTTGCATCTGCCAGCGGTACCCTCCCTGTCACATTGTCTTTTGAAGAATCACCAGGCTTCCAGCACATGGTCAAGCAGGTATATGATCAACTGGCAGGCGAGAAATCACCTGCTCCGGTACAGAGCGAGACCGTATTCAGTTTCGGTCTGACCATTCCGGCTCAACCGGGACAGCTTATCAACTGGGCGATCGAAGAACGTCCTTCTTCCCTGACCGTGGTTATCGAATATAATGATTCCCTGTTCAAACCTGCGACAATCGCCCGCTTCTCTGCTTATTATGTACGTCTGCTGGAAGGGCTGATTGCCGATTCTTCACTGCCTGTCGGGGCGGTCGATATACTCAGCGCCGAAGATCAGGTACTTTATAACGCATTGAACAGCACAAACGCACCTTATGATGAATCCCAGACATATCATGGCTCCTTTGAACAGGCGGCTCATCTTTATCCTGATCATTCAGCTGTGAGCTTCAGAGATACCACTTATACCTATCGCCAGTTAAATGAACGGGCTAACCAGGTAGCGAATCTTCTGCTTAATCAGGGACTGCAAAAAGGGGAATTTGTTACCATGTTCCTCGATCGCAGCATCTACAGTGTAATCAGTCTGCTCGGCATCATGAAAGCAGGCGGTGTCTATGTACCGGTCGATCCGTCCCATCCGGATGATCGTAACCACTATATTATGCAGGATACACGCTCTGCATTTGTAGTAACCCAGCATAGCCACTATAACAAAGTCCATGAACTGACTGCCGGTATTGCTGCTATGCGCGGAATTATCAGCATTGAATATGTGAATTCTTCAACAGGTCCTACGACAGTGAACAATCCGAATGTAGATGTGCAGCCGGATGATCTGGCTTATGTGATCTATACTTCAGGATCGACAGGCAAACCCAAAGGCACACTGATCGCACATCGCGGTGTAGTAAACCTTGGACAGATTCTCAAAGAACAATTTGCTATCACGCCGGAAGATATAATGGCGCAGTTTGCCAGCTATAGCTTTGACGGCTCGGTATGGGATACGATTGCTCCACTGTTCCACGGGGCGCATATGTATATGTTGGATGCAGATGAGCGGGTATCTATCGAAGAATTCGCTGCTGCTATCCATCGTACCCAATCGACTATTGTGACCGCATTGCCGACTGTATTTTTCAATCAACTCTCTGCCTATCTTACGGAAGAAGGATACCGTAATCTGGCTAGCCTTCGACTGCTTGCTGTAGCCGGAGAAGCATTGTATGGCGAACGTGTTCGTGCTTTCCAGCAGAACTTCGGCAGTCCGGTCCATGTTGTCAATGCCTATGGTCCTACCGAATGTACGGTATGTGCCACTATGCACAAAGTCAGCGAACTGCTGCCCGAGGATGTAGTGAATGTGCCGATCGGACGTCCTATTCACAATTACCAGATCTATATCATGAATGAACATCAGCAGCTCGCTCCAGTAGGCGTACCGGGCGAAATGTATATTTCCACTATCGGTATCGCCAGAGGGTACCTGAACCAGCCGGACAAAACTGCAGCTGCTTTCCTGCCTCATCCCGAGCGTGAGAATGAACTGTTATATCGTTCCGGTGATCTGGCGAAGCTTCTGCCAGATGGTACTATCGAATATGTGGGCCGCAGTGATTCCCAGATCAAAATCCGTGGACACCGTATTGAAATCGGAGAAATCGAAGATAATCTGAATAAATATGAAAATATCCAGGATGCTGTAGTTGTCGCCAAAAAAGACAGCTCCAATCAGAATATGCTGGTCGCCTACTTTACTACTCAGGATGGCAGCCTGCTATCTCCAGCAGCAATCAAGCAATTCCTGTCCGACCGTCTGCCTTCGTATTTTGTACCGCGGTTTATCTGCCAGCTGGATGTTATGCCTATTTCTCCTACCGGCAAGGCTGAACGCAAAAAGCTGATCGCCTATCCGAATACCGAAGTGCAGGAACAACCTGCCGGCTATGTAGCACCGCAAAATGAAACCCAGCAGCGAATTGCCGATGCATGGGCACAGGTACTGAACAAGCAGGAGATTGGCATCCATGACGACTTCTTCTCGATCGGTGGCGATTCCCTGCATGTTATTCATGTACTCGTTCTGCTGAAGCCGCATTATCCGGGACTGAAAATTGCCGACTTTTTTGAACACAAGACGATTGCCGGTCTGGCTGTCTGTGCTGTAGAGCAGGAAGCCAATGAATCCGCAAATGTAGAATTGCTGCCGATCCGTGAATTGACCGATCTGGTGGAATATCCAGAGATGATCAAAGGCGAGACTCTTCCGGCTCTTCGCACAGCTTCTCATGTACTCATTACCGGTGCAACCGGCTACCTTGGCTCTTACCTGCTGTATGAACTGCTGCAGCAAAGTGAAGCACATGTATATGCCCTGGTACGCAAATCCGGCAATGCCAGCAGCATGGATCGCCTCAAATCCACGATGGAACTGTATTTTGGACGCAGTATCCTGAATGGGTTTGAAGAGCGTGTCACTGTCGTAGAAGGCGACCTTGAAGCAGCACGTCTCGGTCTCAGCGATGCCGATTATCTGATGCTGACCGAGAACACGGATGCTATTATCCACAGTGCAGCCGATGTACGACATTTTGGTGATGCCGAGCAATTCAAAAAATCCAATATTCTGTCGACAGCCGAACTGCTGGAGATTGCCAGCAAACGTCCGGGTGTTCGCTTCCATCATATTTCGACGATGGGTATTCCGGAAGATCTGTCACTGGAAGGCAAATGGGATAAAGTAATTGAGCAGGGCTACCTTTCCGAGGATCTGCAGGCTACTAATCTGTATACCAACAGCAAGCTGGAAGCCGAGAAATTGGTTATTGCAGCTGGTGAGCGCGGGATTCCGGTTAATATTTATCGTGCAGGTAATCTGTCCAGCCATTCGATCAGCGGCAGCTTCCAGCGCAATATTGACAGCAATGCGATGTACCGGATGATCAAAGCCATGCTGCTGCTGGGCAAAACACCAGCTGTCAATCAATGGATGGACTTTACTCCAATTGATTATGCAGGCAAATCGGTTATTCATCTGGCACTGCAAGAGGATACTGCTGGCCGTATCTTCCATATCTGTAATCCACAGCAGATTCCGTATGCGGAGTTGATTGCCCTGATTAATGAATCCGGCTATATTGTAGATACTGTACGTCCAGAAGAATATGAAGCATGGCTGCTGGACCCAACAACGATCAAACCGGCTGAAGCTATGCAGCTTGCCATGGCACAGCTCGAAGGCGATGGCGCCAAAGACTCTCCGTATCGTCTTGCCAATCCAGCAACAGCAGCTATCCTGGAGCAAGCCGGCATTTACTGTGCAGCACCGGATCGTCAATTTATTGCGGCGATGCTGAGCTATGCAGCCAATATTGGTTACTTCCCTGCTCCGGTTATGATAGAGACCAAGGTAGCTCACATTAACGAAGTTGTATAA
- a CDS encoding methyl-accepting chemotaxis protein: MKKISSLSFFTKNLLISAINILLIGVILLVSSYFTQKTILIDQLHGQIQAVTDTFAQGITAQQVQQAMTEKSYEGATQSELRSYLDNVNKYNPNIAQAYVFGTELANGNQTSLVAVPTKLMEALKEGKMNIGDLYEQPETIVNGVKEMMATGQTTFTSFYSDDFGLWTTILYPIKNSNGEIFAYFGVDADASAVPDGLHQLLVRGITIMVIFLILIFLVQFFIVRKTLSPIRELIRGIEEVSKGNLDIHIKTGTDDLGIINHKFNEMVAKMNGVIVNVQSASKQVTESAKMLMDSASDHSSRSLTLISNIQEIADGMKYQESATEDTAKSMTEVSTVIHTIARNSSNVSDEAYAMEQKSAKGNEVVNEVTNQMSLISESVHETAKAVELLESRSQEIGNILGIITGISGQTNLLALNASIEAARVGEHGKGFAVVAGEVRKLAEQSSESANQISSLIAEIQTEIQNAVTSMKKGTLEVEHGMSIANQTVCRYP, translated from the coding sequence TTGAAGAAGATAAGCAGTTTATCCTTTTTCACGAAAAACCTATTAATCTCGGCAATTAACATTTTACTGATCGGTGTTATCTTGCTGGTGAGCAGTTACTTTACCCAGAAGACGATTCTGATTGATCAGCTGCATGGACAGATTCAGGCCGTAACCGACACATTTGCACAGGGCATTACCGCTCAACAAGTTCAACAGGCCATGACCGAAAAAAGTTACGAAGGCGCCACTCAAAGCGAACTTCGCTCCTATCTGGATAATGTTAATAAATACAATCCGAATATTGCTCAAGCCTATGTATTCGGTACTGAACTGGCTAACGGTAACCAGACTTCTCTCGTAGCCGTTCCAACCAAGCTGATGGAAGCCCTCAAAGAAGGCAAAATGAATATCGGCGATCTGTATGAGCAACCAGAAACGATTGTAAATGGTGTAAAAGAAATGATGGCAACCGGCCAGACCACTTTTACAAGCTTCTACTCCGATGATTTCGGACTCTGGACAACGATTCTGTATCCAATCAAAAACTCCAACGGTGAAATCTTCGCTTACTTTGGCGTTGATGCCGATGCAAGTGCAGTACCGGATGGCCTTCATCAGCTGCTGGTACGTGGTATTACTATCATGGTAATCTTCCTGATCCTGATCTTCCTGGTACAATTCTTTATCGTACGCAAAACGCTGTCTCCAATCCGTGAACTGATTCGTGGTATTGAAGAAGTGAGCAAAGGAAATCTCGATATTCATATCAAGACTGGTACCGATGACCTCGGTATTATCAATCATAAGTTCAATGAAATGGTAGCCAAAATGAACGGCGTTATCGTCAATGTACAGTCCGCTTCCAAGCAGGTAACCGAATCTGCGAAAATGCTGATGGACAGTGCTTCCGATCACAGCAGCCGTTCCCTGACTCTGATTTCCAATATTCAGGAAATTGCAGATGGCATGAAATATCAGGAATCCGCTACCGAAGATACAGCTAAGTCTATGACTGAAGTATCCACTGTTATTCATACAATCGCACGCAACTCTTCCAATGTATCGGATGAAGCTTATGCGATGGAACAGAAGTCTGCCAAAGGTAATGAAGTCGTTAATGAAGTAACCAACCAGATGTCCCTGATCTCCGAGTCGGTACACGAGACTGCCAAAGCTGTTGAACTGCTGGAAAGCCGCTCTCAGGAGATTGGCAATATTCTCGGTATCATTACCGGAATCTCCGGTCAGACCAACCTGCTCGCACTGAATGCATCGATCGAAGCGGCACGTGTCGGTGAACACGGTAAAGGATTTGCAGTCGTTGCCGGTGAAGTTCGTAAGCTGGCTGAACAGTCTTCCGAGTCTGCCAACCAGATCAGCTCCCTGATCGCCGAGATTCAGACCGAGATCCAAAATGCCGTAACTTCCATGAAAAAAGGAACACTTGAAGTGGAACACGGTATGTCTATTGCTAACCAAACTGTTTGCCGATATCCATGA